The Vitis riparia cultivar Riparia Gloire de Montpellier isolate 1030 chromosome 10, EGFV_Vit.rip_1.0, whole genome shotgun sequence genome includes a region encoding these proteins:
- the LOC117923072 gene encoding berberine bridge enzyme-like 22, protein MESLLFFLLLSLLFHVSCASQSPRSNFLPCMVSHSLPSSQINQVVYSPDSLSYSSILHSSIQNLRFMNSSSPQFIITPQSETHVQAAVICSRNLGLGVRVRSGGHDYEGLSYKAACPFVIIDLVNLRKVSVSLDTSTAWVESGATLGELYYQIATRSSTLGFPAGVCPTVGVGGHFSGGGQGTMTRKYGLASDNVLDAIMVDANGTILDRESMSEDLFWAIRGGGGASFGVILSWKIKLVPVPPIVTICNVPKTLEQGATKLAHLWQQIAPKLHEDINMRVIITLANNTKGEKTAQALFNSLYLGTIQQLIPLMNVSFPELGLAAKDCHELSWVQTFAEGESIKVLMNRSHEIKGYFKGKSDYVNQPIPESGLEGMWQVFLEGEAGVMIWDPYGGKMSEIAEDETPFPHRAGILYNIQYFNKWEEAGVEAQRKHMEWTNNIYNYMTPFVSKSPRRAFLNYKDIDLGRNDENGNTSFSQAGFWGQSYFKNNFKRLALVKGRVDPSNFFRDEQSIPPLR, encoded by the coding sequence ATGGAGtctcttctgttttttttacTACTTTCTCTTCTGTTTCATGTTTCTTGCGCCTCTCAAAGCCCTCGTAGCAACTTTCTCCCCTGCATGGTCTCCCATTCTCTGCCTTCTTCTCAAATAAACCAAGTTGTCTACTCACCAGATTCCTTATCGTACTCATCTATCCTCCATTCATCCATACAGAATCTCAGATTCATGAATTCCTCCAGCCCTCAGTTCATCATCACACCACAAAGTGAAACCCATGTCCAAGCCGCGGTTATTTGTAGCAGAAACCTTGGCCTTGGAGTAAGAGTTCGAAGTGGTGGCCATGACTATGAGGGTCTTTCCTATAAAGCAGCCTGCCCATTTGTGATCATTGACCTCGTCAATCTTAGGAAGGTTAGCGTAAGCCTGGATACTAGCACTGCTTGGGTTGAATCCGGGGCCACCCTCGGGGAGCTTTACTATCAAATCGCTACTAGGAGTAGTACGTTGGGGTTCCCGGCCGGCGTTTGCCCTACAGTTGGTGTTGGCGGCCATTTCAGTGGAGGTGGACAAGGCACCATGACCCGAAAATATGGCCTTGCATCAGATAACGTGTTAGATGCAATTATGGTGGATGCTAATGGCACCATTCTTGATAGAGAATCCATGAGTGAGGACCTCTTTTGGGCCATTAGAGGCGGTGGAGGGGCCAGCTTTGGAGTCATTCTCTCATGGAAGATCAAGTTGGTCCCAGTTCCGCCCATAGTGACTATATGCAATGTCCCTAAAACCCTAGAGCAAGGTGCAACAAAGCTGGCTCACTTATGGCAACAAATTGCACCCAAGCTCCATGAAGACATAAATATGAGAGTCATCATAACCCTAGCCAACAATACTAAAGGAGAAAAAACAGCCCAAGCTCTATTCAATTCTTTGTATCTCGGCACCATTCAACAGCTCATCCCATTGATGAATGTTAGCTTCCCGGAGCTGGGTCTTGCAGCGAAGGACTGCCATGAATTGAGCTGGGTACAGACTTTCGCCGAAGGGGAGTCCATCAAAGTTTTAATGAACAGAAGTCATGAAATCAAAGGCTATTTCAAAGGTAAATCAGATTATGTGAATCAACCTATTCCTGAAAGCGGGTTAGAAGGGATGTGGCAGGTGTTTTTAGAAGGTGAAGCCGGGGTCATGATTTGGGATCCATATGGTGGAAAGATGAGTGAGATAGCGGAGGATGAAACTCCATTTCCGCATAGAGCAGGAATATTGTATAATATTCAGTACTTCAATAAATGGGAAGAAGCAGGAGTTGAAGCACAGAGAAAGCACATGGAATGGACTAACAATATTTACAACTACATGACTCCTTTTGTGTCCAAATCTCCAAGGAGAGCATTTCTAAATTATAAGGACATAGACTTGGGAAGGAACGATGAAAATGGGAATACAAGCTTCTCGCAGGCTGGGTTCTGGGGCCAGAGCTACTTCAAGAACAACTTCAAGAGGTTAGCACTAGTCAAAGGGCGGGTTGATCCCTCCAATTTTTTCAGGGATGAGCAAAGCATTCCACCCTTGAGGTAG
- the LOC117923073 gene encoding LOW QUALITY PROTEIN: methionine S-methyltransferase-like (The sequence of the model RefSeq protein was modified relative to this genomic sequence to represent the inferred CDS: inserted 2 bases in 2 codons; deleted 2 bases in 1 codon), whose product CIRAPARVFLSDLQKQFASGEASEQCLSTFHFRIQDIFLDQYKGYCGRKKLTMMVIPSIFIPEDWSFTFYEGLNRHPDSIFKEKTVAELGCGNGWISIAIAEKWSPLKAYGLDINPRAVKISWINLYLNALDDNGQPIYDGENKTLLDRVEFHESDLLAYYRDRGIALERIVGCIPQILNPNPDAMSKMITENASEEFLYSLSNYCALQGFVEDQFGLGLIARAVEEGIAVIKPMGIMIFNMGGRPGQGVCKRLFERRGFRVTRLWQTKVIQAADTDISALVEIEKNSPHRFEFFMGLAGDQPICARTAWAYGKAGGRISHALSVYSCQLRQPNQVKTIFEFLKNGFHEISSSLDLFFEDDFVADEKIPFLAYLASVLKGNSFFPYEPPAGSKRFRNLIAGFMRTYHHVPVNADNVVIFPSRAVVIEKALRLFSPRLAIVDENLTRHLPRQWLTSLKIESAETDNPSEDVLTVIEAPRQLDLMIELIKKLKPQVVVTGIAHFEAVTSSAFEHLLNITGKIGSRLFLDISDHFELSSLPSSNGVLKYLSGTPLPSHAAVICGLXKNQVYSDLEVAFVISEEEAIFKALSKTVKLLEGNTALISQYYYGCLFHELLAFQLADRHPPAERVCENEKPAEMIGFASSALSVLDNAEVSITETENSSVIHMDVDKSFLPFPSSVKASIFESFSRQNMAESETDITTSIRQFIKSNYGFPTSSGTEFIYADCSLAXFNKLVLCCIQEGGTLCFPAGSNGRSY is encoded by the exons TGCATCCGAGCTCCAGCGAGGGTATTCTTGTCCGATCTCCAGAAGCAGTTCGCTTCCGGAGAGGCCTCCGAGCAATGCCTCAGTACCTTCCATTTCCGGATCCAAGACATCTTTTTGGACCAGTACAAAGGCTACTGCGGGAGGAAGAAATTGACAATGATGGTGATCCCTAGCATTTTTATCCCAGAAGACTGGTCCTTTACTTTTTATGAAGGTCTGAATAGACATCCTGACTCTATCTTCAAGGAAAAGACTGTTGCGGAGCTTGGTTGTGGAAATGGATGGATTTCTATTGCCATTGCTGAGAAATGGTCACCTTTAAAGGCGTATGGCCTTGATATCAATCCAAGAGCAGTAAAGATTTCGTGGATAAACTTGTATCTAAATGCTTTGGATGATAATGGTCAACctatctatgatggtgaaaataAAACTCTACTGGACAGGGTGGAGTTTCATGAATCTGATCTGTTAGCTTACTATAGAGATCGTGGTATAGCACTTGAAAGGATTGTTGGATGCATACCACAGATTCTCAACCCAAATCCTGATGCAATGTCTAAGATGATTACAGAAAATGCCAGCGAGGAATTTCTATATTCACTGAGTAATTATTGTGCACTTCAGGGTTTTGTCGAGGATCAGTTTGGATTGGGTCTAATTGCTAGAGCAGTTGAGGAAGGAATAGCTGTCATCAAACCAATGGGCATTATGATCTTCAATATGGGAGGTCGACCAGGACAAGGTGTTTGTAAACGCTTGTTTGAGCGCCGTGGTTTCCGTGTTACTAGGCTTTGGCAGACCAAAGTTATTCAGGCTGCTGATACAGATATTTCTGCTTTAGTCGAAATCGAGAAGAATAGTCCTCACCGCTTTGAGTTCTTCATGGGACTTGCTGGAGATCAGCCCATTTGTGCTCGAACAGCATGGGCCTATGGGAAGGCCGGTGGGCGCATTTCTCATGCTTTATCAGTTTACAGCTGTCAACTTCGTCAACCAAATCaggtgaaaacaatttttgagtttctcAAAAATGGCTTCCATGAGATCAGCAGTTCCTTAGATTTATTCTTTGAAGATGATTTTGTTGCTGATGAAAAGATTCCATTCCTAGCTTATCTTGCCAGTGTTTTGAAAGGGaattcattcttcccatatgAGCCACCAGCTGGTAGCAAACGGTTTCGTAATCTCATTGCAGGCTTTATGAGAACATATCACCATGTTCCAGTCAATGCTGATAATGTTGTCATATTTCCTTCAAGGGCTGTGGTAATTGAGAAGGCTCTTCGATTATTCTCACCCCGTCTTGCAATTGTTGATGAAAATCTGACTCGACATCTTCCAAGACAGTGGTTAACATCCTTGAAAATTGAGAGTGCGGAAACAGATAATCCTTCAGAGGATGTACTCACAGTGATTGAAGCCCCACGCCAGTTAGATTTAATGATAGAGCTCATCAAAAAGTTGAAGCCACAGGTGGTGGTTACTGGGATTGCTCATTTTGAGGCTGTCACTAGCTCAGCTTTTGAGCACCTTTTAAATATTACTGGAAAAATTGGATCTCGCCTTTTCTTAGACATATCTGATCACTTTGAGTTATCCAGCCTTCCAAGTTCCAACGGAGTCTTAAAATATCTGTCAGGAACTCCTCTGCCCTCCCATGCAGCAGTTATATGTGGCC GTAAAAATCAGGTTTATTCAGATCTAGAAGTAGCTTTTGTCATTTCAGAAGAGGAGGCCATCTTTAAGGCACTGTCCAAAACCGTGAAATTACTGGAAGGGAATACTGCACTCATTAGTCAGTATTATTATGGTTGCCTTTTCCATGAGCTTCTGGCTTTTCAGCTTGCTGATCGACATCCACCTGCAGAGAGGGTATGTGAAAATGAAAAACCTGCTGAGATGATTGGCTTTGCTAGTTCTGCCCTTTCTGTCCTTGATAATGCTGAAGTGTCAATTACCGAGACAGAAAACTCATCAGTGATCCACATGGACGTAGATAAAAGCTTCTTGCCATTTCCATCTTCAGTCAAGGCTTCTATCTTCGAGAGT TTTTCAAGACAGAACATGGCTGAGTCAGAAACTGATATCACCACCAGCATCAGACAATTTATTAAGAGCAACTACGGGTTCCCAACAAGTAGTGGAACAGAATTTATATATGCGGACTGCTCACTAG CTTTCAATAAGCTGGTTCTTTGCTGCATCCAAGAAGGTGGTACCTTGTGCTTCCCAGCTGGCTCAAATGGGAGGTCCTATTAA